One Salvia splendens isolate huo1 chromosome 22, SspV2, whole genome shotgun sequence DNA segment encodes these proteins:
- the LOC121786571 gene encoding ubiquitin-conjugating enzyme E2 variant 1D-like yields MTLGSGGSSVVVPRNFRLLEELERGEKGIGDGTVSYGMDDGDDIYMRSWTGTIIGPHNSVHEGRIYQLKLFCDKDYPEKPPSVRFHSRINMTSVNHETGVVEPKKFRPLANWQREYTMEDILTQLKKEMAAPHNRKLVQPPEGTYF; encoded by the exons ATGACTCTTGGCTCAGGAGGATCCAGCGTCGTGG TTCCTCGAAATTTCAGGTTGTTGGAGGAACTTGAGCGTGGTGAAAAGGGAATTGGTGATGGTACTGTAAGCTATGGAATGGATGACGGGGATGATATCTATATGCGCTCGTGGACTGGCACCATTATAGGTCCTCACAAT TCTGTGCATGAGGGACGCATATATCAGTTGAAGCTATTTTGTGACAAAGATTATCCGGAGAAGCCTCCCAGTGTTCGTTTCCATTCCCGGATTAACATGACTAGTGTAAACCATGAAACTGGAGTG GTCGAACCAAAAAAGTTTAGGCCTCTAGCGAATTGGCAGAGGGAGTACACAATGGAGGACATACTGACACAGCTGAAGAAGGAGATGGCTGCTCCACACAACCGCAAGCTCGTCCAGCCACCTGAAGGAACCTATTTCTAG